A single region of the Ziziphus jujuba cultivar Dongzao chromosome 10, ASM3175591v1 genome encodes:
- the LOC107411014 gene encoding pumilio homolog 2 — protein MLSELGRRPMVGGNDGSFGDELEKEIGLLLREQRRQEADDREHELNLYSRSGSAPPTVEGSLSAVGGLFGGGSVPGVGSGGGGAAAFPDFPGAKNGNGFVSEEELRSDPAYLSYYYSNVNLNPRLPPPLLSKEDWRFTQRLKGGNPVLGGIGDRRGSRADDGCGISLFSMPPGFNSRKQEGEIESDKLRGSAEWGGDGLIGLPGLGLGNKQKSLAEIFQDDLGRAAPVSGLPSRPASRNAFDENVDTVASAEADMVHLHRELLTSDALRSGANGQGSSAMQSMGPPSSYTYAAALGASLSRSTTPDPQLVARAPSPCITPIGGGRVGASEKRGITSPNSFNGVSSNMNESADLVAALSGMNLSTNGMVDDDNHLPSQIGQDVDNHQNFLFGLQGGESQNKKHPYLKKSESGHVHMPSVPHPAKGSYSDLGKNNGGGSADLSNSSSNRSVELQKSAVPSNNPYLKGSPTSTLNGGGGLPVQYQQLDGTNSSFSNYNLGGYSMNPALASMMANQLGTGNLPPLFENIAAAAPGIDSRVLGGLASGQNAAAAASESHNLRRIGSQMTGNALQSPFIDPMYLQYMRTSEYAAAQLAALNDPSSDRNYLGNSYMNLLELQKAYLGTLLSPQKSQYGVPLGGKSSGSNHHSYYGNPAFGVGMSYPGSPMASPVIPNSPVGSGSPMRHNDLNLRFPSGMRNLAGGVMGAWHLDAGCNMDESFASSLLEEFKSNKTKSFELLEIAGHVVEFSADQYGSRFIQQKLETATTEEKNMVYQEIMPQALALMTDVFGNYVIQKFFEHGLAPQRRELGNKLFGHVLTLSLQMYGCRVIQKAIEVVDLDQKIKMVEELDGHVMRCVRDQNGNHVIQKCIECVPEDAIHFIVSTFFDQVVSLSTHPYGCRVIQRVLEHCKDPNTQSKVMDEILGAVSMLAQDQYGNYVVQHVLEHGKPHERSAIIKELAGKIVQMSQQKFASNVVEKCLTFGGPAERELLVNEMLGSTDENEPLQAMMKDQFANYVVQKVLETCDDQQRELILSRIKVHLNALKKYTYGKHIVARVEKLVAAGERRIAAQSPHPA, from the exons ATGTTGTCTGAATTGGGAAGAAGACCAATGGTTGGAGGTAACGACGGATCATTTGGGGATGAGCTGGAGAAGGAGATTGGGCTGTTGCTTCGCGAGCAGCGTCGGCAAGAGGCCGACGATCGTGAACACGAGCTCAATTTGTATAGTAGAAGTGGATCAGCACCTCCAACTGTTGAGGGTTCTCTAAGTGCCGTTGGAGGATTGTTTGGAGGTGGCAGTGTTCCCGGTGTTggcagtggtggtggtggtgctgCTGCCTTTCCTGACTTCCCTGGAGCTAAGAATGGAAATGGGTTTGTGTCTGAGGAGGAGCTGAGGTCTGATCCAGCTTATCTTTCTTACTATTATTCGAATGTGAATCTGAATCCCCGGCTCCCACCTCCTTTGCTGTCAAAAGAGGATTGGAGGTTTACACAAAGGCTGAAAGGAGGGAATCCTGTGTTGGGTGGGATTGGAGACAGGAGAGGAAGTAGGGCTGATGATGGCTGTGGTATATCATTGTTTTCGATGCCACCAGGGTTTAACTCCAGGAAACAAGAGGGTGAGATTGAATCCGACAAGCTACGTGGCTCTGCAGAATGGGGTGGTGATGGATTGATTGGATTACCTGGCTTAGGACTTGGGAACAAACAAAAAAGCCTTGCTGAAATCTTTCAG GATGACTTGGGTCGTGCAGCTCCTGTTAGTGGGCTTCCTTCTCGTCCAGCCAGTCGAAATGCTTTTGATGAAAATGTAGACACTGTAGCTTCTGCAGAAGCTGACATGGTGCATTTGCACCGTGAACTGTTGACCTCTGATGCCTTAAGATCTGGTGCGAATGGTCAAGGTTCATCTGCAATGCAAAGTATGGGCCCACCTTCTTCATACACTTATGCTGCAGCGCTTGGTGCTTCCCTGTCAAGAAGCACAACCCCTGATCCCCAACTTGTTGCTAGAGCTCCTAGTCCTTGTATTACACCTATTGGAGGAGGGAGAGTTGGTGCATCAGAAAAGAGAGGAATTACTAGTCCAAACTCCTTCAATGGTGTCTCATCCAACATGAATGAGTCTGCAGATCTGGTTGCTGCATTGTCTGGCATGAACTTGTCAACAAATGGTATGGTAGATGATGACAACCATTTACCATCACAAATTGGACAGGATGTTGACAATCACCAGAATTTTCTCTTTGGTCTGCAAGGTGGTGAGAGTCAAAATAAGAAACATCCGTACTTAAAGAAGTCTGAATCTGGGCATGTGCATATGCCTTCTGTTCCACATCCAGCAAAAGGTTCATACTCTGATTTGGGTAAGAACAATGGGGGTGGATCAGCAGATTTGAGCAACTCATCGTCCAATAGGTCAGTTGAACTTCAAAAATCAGCTGTTCCTTCTAACAACCCATACTTGAAAGGATCGCCTACATCCACCCTCAATGGTGGAGGTGGCTTACCTGTTCAATACCAGCAATTAGATGGTACAAATTCATCCTTTTCCAACTACAATTTGGGTGGGTACTCCATGAATCCGGCATTAGCATCCATGATGGCAAACCAGCTTGGCACTGGTAATCTGCCACCCTTGTTTGAAAATATTGCTGCAGCAGCCCCTGGAATAGACTCAAGAGTTCTTGGAGGTTTGGCTTCTGGACAAAATGCAGCAGCTGCTGCATCTGAATCACATAATCTTCGTAGAATAGGAAGTCAGATGACAGGAAATGCTCTTCAGTCACCTTTTATAGATCCTATGTATCTCCAATATATGAGGACATCTGAGTATGCTGCAGCACAGCTTGCTGCTCTTAATGATCCGTCTTCTGATAGGAACTACTTAGGTAATTCATACATGAATTTACTTGAACTCCAGAAAGCTTACCTTGGAACTCTTTTGTCCCCCCAGAAGTCACAATATGGTGTCCCGTTAGGTGGCAAGTCTAGTGGTTCGAACCATCATAGTTATTATGGAAATCCTGCATTTGGTGTTGGCATGTCTTATCCTGGAAGTCCCATGGCAAGTCCTGTGATTCCAAACTCACCAGTTGGCTCTGGTAGTCCAATGAGGCACAATGATCTTAATTTACGCTTTCCTTCTGGAATGAGGAACTTAGCTGGAGGTGTCATGGGAGCGTGGCACCTTGATGCTGGATGTAACATGGATGAAAGCTTTGCGTCCTCACTGCTGGAAGAATTTAAGAGTAATAAAACCAAGTCTTTTGAACTTTTAGAAATTGCAGGACATGTTGTTGAGTTCAG TGCGGATCAATATGGTAGTCGGTTTATTCAACAAAAACTTGAAACAGCCACAACAGAAGAGAAGAACATGGTTTATCAGGAAATCATGCCCCAAGCTCTTGCTTTGATGACTGATGTGTTTGGTAATTATGTGATTCAGAAG TTTTTTGAGCATGGACTTGCACCCCAGAGAAGGGAGTTGGGCAACAAGCTTTTTGGTCATGTTCTGACACTTAGCCTTCAAATGTATGGTTGTCGGGTGATCCAAAAG GCAATAGAAGTTGTTGATCTTGACCAGAAGATCAAAATGGTGGAAGAGCTTGATGGTCATGTGATGCGCTGTGTACGTGATCAGAATGGAAACCATGTCATCCAGAAGTGTATTGAATGTGTCCCTGAAGATGCAATTCACTTTATTGTCTCAACATTTTTTGACCAAGTTGTTTCACTTTCTACCCACCCATATGGGTGTCGCGTGATACAG CGAGTACTGGAGCATTGCAAGGATCCAAATACACAGAGTAAGGTTATGGATGAGATTTTGGGAGCTGTTAGCATGTTGGCTCAAGATCAGTATGGCAATTATGTTGTTCAG CATGTGCTGGAGCATGGAAAACCTCATGAGCGCTCAGCTATCATCAAGGAATTAGCTGGGAAGATAGTTCAAATGAGTCAGCAGAAATTTGCTTCTAATGTTGTAGAGAAGTGTTTAACATTTGGTGGCCCTGCCGAGCGCGAGTTACTAGTGAATGAAATGCTTGGCTCTACCGATGAAAATGAACCTCTTCAg GCAATGATGAAGGATCAATTTGCTAACTACGTTGTACAAAAGGTGTTGGAGACTTGTGATGACCAACAACGTGAGCTGATCCTTTCGCGTATCAAAGTTCATTTGAACGCACTGAAGAAATATACTTATGGAAAGCATATTGTTGCACGTGTAGAGAAACTTGTTGCTGCTGGGG AAAGGAGAATTGCTGCTCAGTCTCCACACCCTGCATAG
- the LOC107411019 gene encoding pentatricopeptide repeat-containing protein At5g59600, with product MRRRIIKPAFHIPIIHRQLQSSPDVYAKVVETCGRDRELHLGRVLHAHLMINGLARLTHFATKLIAFYIDCGRTADARKVFDKIPQTNIRRWIVLTGAYARRGFYQQALVLFSEMQSEGLRPNIFVIPSILKACGHLSDIRTGEKLHNVVLKYSFEFDAFVSSALIDMYAKSGQVEKARRVFDMMVEKDLVALNAMVSGYAQHGLPEKALALAQKMQSMGVIKPNLITWNTLVAGFSQKGNEEIVCELFNRMQVNGVEPDVISWTSVISGFVKNFRNHEAFDTFKKMLNHGFRPTSATISSLLPACAAAANVRRGKEIHGYALVIGVEDDVFVRSALVDMYTKCGFIYEGKTLFCRMSEKNTVTWNSMIFGYANHGYCNEAIELFNLMRKEDEKKLDHLTFTAVLTACSHAGMIELGQSLFQLMQETYRIIPRLEHYACMVDLLGRAGKLIEAYDMIKAMPIEPDLFVWGALLGACRNHGNIDLAEVATKHLLELEPGSAGNNLLLSNLYADAGSWGNVARLKKMMKRRKLKKFPGCSWIEVI from the coding sequence ATGCGTCGTCGTATTATCAAACCAGCATTCCACATCCCCATCATCCACCGTCAACTTCAAAGTTCACCTGACGTCTATGCTAAAGTCGTTGAGACGTGCGGTCGTGATAGAGAGTTGCATTTGGGAAGAGTCCTCCATGCTCACCTGATGATCAACGGCTTGGCCCGTCTCACCCACTTTGCCACCAAGCTCATTGCTTTCTACATTGATTGTGGCAGAACAGCCGACGCTCGAAAAGTGTTCGACAAAATTCCCCAAACGAATATCCGCCGATGGATTGTCCTCACTGGGGCCTATGCTCGACGTGGGTTTTACCAGCAGGCGCTGGTTCTGTTCTCAGAGATGCAGAGTGAGGGTCTGAGGCCAAATATTTTCGTTATTCCCAGCATTCTCAAAGCTTGCGGTCACCTTTCTGACATACGAACTGGCGAGAAACTACATAATGTGGTCCTCAAGTATTCGTTTGAATTCGATGCTTTTGTCAGTAGCGCACTGATTGATATGTATGCAAAGAGTGGACAGGTAGAAAAGGCACGCCGGGTCTTTGATATGATGGTGGAGAAAGATTTGGTTGCGCTGAATGCAATGGTTTCGGGTTACGCTCAACATGGATTGCCTGAAAAAGCTTTAGCCTTGGCCCAAAAAATGCAATCAATGGGAGTAATTAAGCCTAATTTAATAACTTGGAACACTTTGGTTGCTGGGTTTTCTCAGAAGGGTAATGAAGAAATAGTCTGTGAACTTTTCAACCGGATGCAAGTTAATGGAGTTGAGCCTGATGTTATTTCTTGGACTTCAGTCATATCTGGGTTTGTGAAAAATTTTCGAAACCATGAAGCTTTCGATACATTTAAGAAAATGTTGAATCATGGTTTCCGTCCAACTTCAGCAACGATAAGTAGTCTCTTGCCTGCTTGTGCAGCAGCGGCAAATGTAAGGCGTGGGAAGGAGATTCATGGGTATGCCTTGGTGATTGGAGTTGAAGATGATGTATTTGTGAGGAGTGCTCTGGTTGACATGTACACGAAATGTGGATTCATATATGAAGGGAAGACATTGTTTTGCAGGATGTCTGAAAAGAACACAGTCACTTGGAATTCAATGATTTTTGGTTATGCCAATCATGGGTATTGTAATGAAGCAATCGAGCTTTTCAACCTGATGAGAAAGGAAGATGAAAAGAAACTTGACCACCTAACTTTTACAGCAGTTCTCACTGCTTGTAGCCACGCCGGAATGATTGAACTTGGACAAAGTCTGTTCCAATTGATGCAGGAAACATACAGGATCATACCGAGACTAGAGCATTATGCATGCATGGTAGATCTTCTTGGTCGAGCAGGGAAACTTATAGAGGCATATGATATGATCAAGGCAATGCCAATTGAGCCAGATCTGTTTGTTTGGGGAGCATTACTCGGAGCATGTAGGAATCATGGGAATATAGATCTTGCTGAAGTTGCAACTAAGCATTTGTTAGAACTAGAGCCGGGAAGTGCAGGAAACAATTTGTTGTTGTCAAATTTATATGCTGATGCTGGCAGCTGGGGTAATGTTGCAAGGCTGAAAAAGATGATGAAGAGaagaaaactaaagaaattTCCAGGCTGCAGTTGGATAGAAGTCATCTGA
- the LOC107411001 gene encoding uncharacterized protein LOC107411001: MATTSISLSPPDFLSVPKPKSCLFLRRNNSYLPLASPTTISSKRTIILQYPLQRSRRKNIQIWRIYAIPDEAALPSEANPLENSQKIVSSSGDDGVNYFISILLFIAFIGLSILTVGIIYIAVTDFLQKREKEKFEKEAAAQKKSGGKKKKVRARAGPRGFGQKIEAEEEVDD; encoded by the exons ATGGCTACCACATCCATATCTCTATCCCCACCAGATTTCCTCTCCGTTCCCAAACCAAAATCTTGCTTATTTCTAAGACGCAATAACTCATATCTGCCACTTGCCTCACCAACCACCATCTCATCCAAAAGGACCATTATTTTACAGTACCCACTTCAGAGAAGCAGAAGAAAAAACATCCAAATTTGGAGAATTTATGCAATCCCAGATGAAGCAGCTCTACCTTCAGAAGCAAACCCACTTGAGAATTCCCAGAAGATAGTTTCCAGTAGTGGTGATGATGGTGTTAATTACTTCATTTCTATACTTCTCTTCATTGCCTTTATCGGTCTGTCTATTCTCACTGTTGGG ATTATCTACATTGCTGTGACAGATTTCTTGcagaagagagagaaggagaagttTGAGAAAGAAGCAGCAGCTCAAAAGAAAAGTGGTGGCAAAAAGAAGAAAGTAAGAGCAAGAGCTGGGCCTAGGGGATTTGGGCAGAAGAttgaagcagaagaagaagttgaTGATTGA
- the LOC107411020 gene encoding transcription factor PCL1, producing the protein MGEEVKMSAYEGGVDYDGGSGGGGDDDRVFEWEAGLPNTNDLTPLSQLLIPPELASAFSISPEPCRTLLDVNRASKNTLSTLRGGNSQAFSSNNFKSFNENRDPMVVEGEETDRDGSGSDSRKSRKIDSAEEADSAFRTENSTDDPSARTLKRPRLVWTPQLHKRFVDVVAHLGIKNAVPKTIMQLMNVEGLTRENVASHLQKYRLYLKRMQGLSTEGPSSSDPLFASTPVPQSLHESGGSGHSNGHGNGHMAGPITMPYPPPMMSMPVLGMANGHGHMGMPVGNPNGATGYHGFESHHPYNMLQQRDWSGNKYGSVVPYPHVAPNDK; encoded by the coding sequence ATGGGTGAGGAGGTGAAGATGAGCGCGTATGAAGGCGGTGTTGATTATGATGgtggtagtggtggtggtggtgatgacgACCGAGTTTTTGAGTGGGAGGCTGGGTTACCGAACACCAACGATCTGACTCCTTTATCTCAGCTGTTGATCCCGCCGGAGCTGGCTTCGGCGTTTAGCATATCGCCGGAACCATGCCGGACTCTCCTCGACGTTAATCGTGCGTCGAAGAATACGCTTTCTACACTACGCGGTGGGAACTCGCAAGCTTTCTCGTCCAACAATTTCAAGTCTTTCAACGAAAACCGCGACCCTATGGTTGTCGAAGGCGAAGAGACTGATCGAGATGGGTCCGGATCCGATTCCAGGAAGTCTCGGAAGATTGACTCTGCGGAAGAAGCCGATTCCGCTTTCCGCACAGAGAATTCGACCGACGACCCATCGGCTCGAACCCTCAAGCGTCCTCGGCTCGTTTGGACTCCTCAGCTCCATAAACGGTTCGTCGACGTCGTGGCTCATCTCGGAATCAAGAACGCGGTGCCGAAGACGATTATGCAGTTGATGAACGTCGAGGGTCTGACCCGAGAGAACGTGGCTAGCCATTTGCAGAAGTACAGACTGTACCTGAAGAGGATGCAGGGGTTGTCGACCGAAGGTCCATCGTCGTCGGACCCGCTCTTCGCGTCGACGCCTGTGCCGCAGAGCTTGCACGAGTCCGGTGGAAGCGGCCACTCGAATGGACATGGAAATGGGCACATGGCGGGTCCGATTACAATGCCGTACCCGCCGCCGATGATGTCCATGCCGGTTCTTGGTATGGCTAATGGTCACGGACACATGGGAATGCCGGTCGGGAACCCGAATGGTGCGACGGGTTATCATGGGTTTGAGTCGCACCATCCTTATAATATGTTGCAGCAGCGAGATTGGTCGGGAAATAAGTATGGTTCGGTGGTGCCGTACCCGCATGTGGCTCCCAACGATAAATGA